A DNA window from Arachis hypogaea cultivar Tifrunner chromosome 18, arahy.Tifrunner.gnm2.J5K5, whole genome shotgun sequence contains the following coding sequences:
- the LOC112769075 gene encoding protein HYPER-SENSITIVITY-RELATED 4 isoform X2, whose amino-acid sequence MDNCFQDHGNNNNGTAVISTVASIAASAMLIRTIVYDYVPHEIINFFNLKFHDMKRFFSSQLTIVIEEFKGVSKNQVYEAAEVYLGSKGTLSAVRVKASKSMEDKNLAFVMDKNQEVCDDYEGVMVRWKLCCEYVASAGNKEHPDDINASLKSEVRSYELTFHMKHRDKIFNSYLPFVLERAKAIREGNMALKLHTIDYDHYWVGEVKFCHPMSFKTLAIDDELKKEIVDDLEKFVNGKEFYKRIGKAWKRGYLLYGPPGTGKSSLIAAMANYLNYDIYDLDLTAVSTNKDLKNLILGMSNRSILVMEDIDCTIKLPNREEEKEDNNNNNKEADKSEDSK is encoded by the exons ATGGACAACTGTTTCCAAGATCATGGAAACAACAACAATGGCACTGCAGTTATATCCACAGTGGCTTCCATTGCAGCCTCGGCTATGCTAATTCGAACAATTGTCTACGATTACGTTCCTCATGAGATCATAAACTTTTTCAACTTAAAGTTTCATGACATGAAGCGTTTCTTCTCCTCCCAACTCACCATTGTGATCGAAGAGTTCAAAGGAGTTTCAAAGAACCAAGTTTATGAGGCTGCAGAGGTCTATTTAGGAAGCAAAGGCACACTCTCTGCGGTTAGAGTTAAAGCAAGCAAATCAATGGAGGACAAGAATCTTGCATTTGTTATGGACAAGAACCAAGAAGTTTGTGATGATTATGAAGGAGTTATGGTGAGGTGGAAGCTATGCTGTGAATATGTTGCTTCAGCAGGTAACAAAGAACACCCTGATGATATCAATGCTTCTTTGAAATCAGAGGTAAGATCCTATGAACTCACCTTTCACATGAAACACAGAGACAAGATCTTCAATTCATATTTGCCCTTTGTGTTGGAAAGAGCAAAGGCTATTAGAGAAGGGAACATGGCTTTGAAGCTTCACACAATTGACTATGATCATTATTGGGTTGGAGAAGTCAAGTTTTGTCACCCCATGAGTTTCAAGACACTTGCAATTGATGATGAACTCAAGAAGGAGATAGTTGATGATTTGGAAAAGTTTGTGAATGGGAAAGAGTTTTATAAGAGGATTGGGAAAGCTTGGAAAAGAGGCTACCTGCTGTATGGTCCTCCGGGGACTGGCAAATCGAGTCTCATTGCCGCCATGGCGAATTATCTTAATTATGACATCTATGACTTAGATCTCACTGCTGTTAGTACTAATAAGGACTTGAAGAATCTGATCCTTGGCATGTCCAACCGTTCCATACTTGTAATGGAGGATATTGATTGCACTATAAAGCTTCCcaacagagaagaagaaaaagaagataataataataataataaggaagcAGATAAAAGTGAAGATAGCAAG TGA
- the LOC112769075 gene encoding AAA-ATPase At3g50940 isoform X1 has translation MDNCFQDHGNNNNGTAVISTVASIAASAMLIRTIVYDYVPHEIINFFNLKFHDMKRFFSSQLTIVIEEFKGVSKNQVYEAAEVYLGSKGTLSAVRVKASKSMEDKNLAFVMDKNQEVCDDYEGVMVRWKLCCEYVASAGNKEHPDDINASLKSEVRSYELTFHMKHRDKIFNSYLPFVLERAKAIREGNMALKLHTIDYDHYWVGEVKFCHPMSFKTLAIDDELKKEIVDDLEKFVNGKEFYKRIGKAWKRGYLLYGPPGTGKSSLIAAMANYLNYDIYDLDLTAVSTNKDLKNLILGMSNRSILVMEDIDCTIKLPNREEEKEDNNNNNKEADKSEDSKVTLSGLLNAIDGLWSCCGEERIIVLTTNHKEKLDPALIRAGRMDMHIHLSYCTFSAFQQLAFNYLGISQHKLFEEIQGLLGKVQVTPAEISGELTKNINSKEPLQELVRFLHSKDMVQEPQEISVCS, from the exons ATGGACAACTGTTTCCAAGATCATGGAAACAACAACAATGGCACTGCAGTTATATCCACAGTGGCTTCCATTGCAGCCTCGGCTATGCTAATTCGAACAATTGTCTACGATTACGTTCCTCATGAGATCATAAACTTTTTCAACTTAAAGTTTCATGACATGAAGCGTTTCTTCTCCTCCCAACTCACCATTGTGATCGAAGAGTTCAAAGGAGTTTCAAAGAACCAAGTTTATGAGGCTGCAGAGGTCTATTTAGGAAGCAAAGGCACACTCTCTGCGGTTAGAGTTAAAGCAAGCAAATCAATGGAGGACAAGAATCTTGCATTTGTTATGGACAAGAACCAAGAAGTTTGTGATGATTATGAAGGAGTTATGGTGAGGTGGAAGCTATGCTGTGAATATGTTGCTTCAGCAGGTAACAAAGAACACCCTGATGATATCAATGCTTCTTTGAAATCAGAGGTAAGATCCTATGAACTCACCTTTCACATGAAACACAGAGACAAGATCTTCAATTCATATTTGCCCTTTGTGTTGGAAAGAGCAAAGGCTATTAGAGAAGGGAACATGGCTTTGAAGCTTCACACAATTGACTATGATCATTATTGGGTTGGAGAAGTCAAGTTTTGTCACCCCATGAGTTTCAAGACACTTGCAATTGATGATGAACTCAAGAAGGAGATAGTTGATGATTTGGAAAAGTTTGTGAATGGGAAAGAGTTTTATAAGAGGATTGGGAAAGCTTGGAAAAGAGGCTACCTGCTGTATGGTCCTCCGGGGACTGGCAAATCGAGTCTCATTGCCGCCATGGCGAATTATCTTAATTATGACATCTATGACTTAGATCTCACTGCTGTTAGTACTAATAAGGACTTGAAGAATCTGATCCTTGGCATGTCCAACCGTTCCATACTTGTAATGGAGGATATTGATTGCACTATAAAGCTTCCcaacagagaagaagaaaaagaagataataataataataataaggaagcAGATAAAAGTGAAGATAGCAAG GTGACACTTTCAGGGCTGTTGAATGCAATAGATGGTCTATGGTCATGCTGCGGTGAGGAAAGAATCATAGTATTGACAACAAATCACAAAGAGAAGCTTGATCCTGCTCTTATAAGAGCTGGAAGAATGGACATGCACATTCACTTGTCATACTGTACCTTTTCTGCCTTTCAGCAATTGGCATTCAACTACCTTGGCATCTCACAACACAAACTTTTTGAAGAGATTCAAGGGCTGCTAGGAAAAGTCCAGGTTACCCCTGCAGAAATCTCAGGAGAGCTAACAAAGAACATCAATTCCAAAGAACCCTTACAAGAACTTGTGAGATTCTTGCACAGCAAGGATATGGTGCAAGAACCACAAGAAATTTCCGTATGTTCTTGA
- the LOC112769074 gene encoding AAA-ATPase At3g50940-like, with protein MGKSSNKRTGKAWKRGYLLYGLPGTGKSSLIAAMANYLNYDIYDLDLTGIYNNMNLKDLVLGMSNRSILVIEDIDCTIELENREGDKEAHRKQEPKVTLSGLFNAIDGLWSSCGEERIIVFTTNHKERLDPALLRPGRMDMHIHLSYCTFSAFQ; from the exons ATGGGAAAGAGTTCTAATAAGAGAACAgggaaagcttggaaaaggggTTACCTTCTGTATGGTCTTCCTGGGACCGGCAAGTCAAGCCTTATCGCGGCCATGGCGAATTATCTCAACTATGATATCTATGATTTAGATCTCACTGGTATATATAACAATATGAACTTGAAGGATTTGGTTCTTGGCATGTCTAACCGTTCCATACTTGTCATAGAGGATATTGATTGTACTATAGAGTTGGAAAACAGAGAGGGAGATAAAGAAGCACACAGAAAGCAAGAGCCTAAG GTGACACTTTCAGGACTATTCAATGCAATAGATGGTCTATGGTCAAGCTGTGGCGAGGAACGAATTATTGTGTTCACGACGAATCACAAAGAGAGGCTTGATCCTGCTCTTCTAAGGCCTGGAAGAATGGACATGCACATTCACTTGTCCTATTGCACCTTTTCTGCTTTTCAATAA